The following are encoded in a window of Ruminiclostridium herbifermentans genomic DNA:
- the safA gene encoding SafA/ExsA family spore coat assembly protein, whose translation MKKKILLVLIILSVCIVEVSAQTTYTVKSGDSIWKIAVKYETGVSEILAKNPQVKNPSLIYPGQKLTIPDQSSVKALEAEVIRLVNVERAKKGLQALKADWEISRVARYKSQDMINKKYFSHTSPTYGSPFKMLETFGIRFSSAGENIAYGQKTPAAVMNSWMNSSGHRANILSPSYTHIGVGLAKTSSGVCYWTQMFTKPLK comes from the coding sequence ATGAAAAAGAAAATATTACTAGTGCTAATTATTCTTAGTGTGTGTATTGTAGAAGTTTCTGCTCAGACAACCTATACTGTAAAATCTGGAGATAGCATCTGGAAAATAGCAGTGAAGTATGAAACAGGTGTTAGTGAAATTTTAGCTAAAAACCCACAAGTTAAGAATCCAAGTTTGATTTATCCTGGTCAAAAGCTTACCATACCAGATCAAAGCAGTGTTAAAGCATTAGAAGCTGAAGTAATACGATTGGTTAATGTTGAAAGAGCCAAAAAAGGTTTACAAGCCTTAAAAGCCGATTGGGAAATTTCAAGGGTTGCAAGATACAAATCTCAGGATATGATAAATAAGAAATATTTTTCCCACACTTCTCCCACTTACGGTTCTCCGTTTAAAATGCTTGAAACCTTTGGGATTAGATTCTCCTCCGCTGGTGAAAACATTGCCTACGGTCAGAAAACACCAGCAGCAGTTATGAATAGCTGGATGAACTCATCAGGACACAGAGCAAATATTTTGAGTCCCTCTTATACTCATATTGGTGTTGGCCTTGCCAAAACAAGCAGCGGAGTATGTTACTGGACACAAATGTTTACAAAGCCTTTAAAGTAA